In Amphiura filiformis chromosome 1, Afil_fr2py, whole genome shotgun sequence, the following are encoded in one genomic region:
- the LOC140152388 gene encoding uncharacterized protein: MDTKVLDTCSPATTFKVRLLEIQQKESAGLSEDRATAIFQVFDEVLPHLAVYHQVLQLVRDELFESVYSKEYTSTSKTHSSYNVATNIPAERKVEETTFIQRVPYFTLVQKVYKQRHEEADQLREDVAVLKKRLHDKTGQYDHAMMVVDKQKAAIQDLEENLTDRQQQIEDRDANIEQLKEEIEDLKMDAEHEQSKLKSHIKALKKRIQELEKEVEFLTGYKKGYDTLEEAFLFKLDEDKFSAGSRRRKPIVANTKSHLLTNFEAAKKLEKQLLMVQNQTIEGFESSLEKHRQELQGKVLKEPQPGKVMMTYDAEEIMLEQMDMDLNTAQESFQQTIEALSTELDCIRNHKDAIEQQLDELEKPGNGSKPAKQNRQSASISSKTKPPAPSKDNKTSVAGETFENTDLLGSEVDPFVPHETILSKYSVMIYTSANSKKTYHELKDAKFCASCGEKTVLCPHKVSVEKVITLPHHCTHIKLSRPKVRIPLEKRDLLKPHPPGKSRRSGVSDTSKGSSRGKPSGKHQQGVDVITSEGRSSPSEKGTNQPKGGEDNQLTTNSFQLLWDDYKQRSTVTRAIPRPLEMKHALSLIYQFYAHVLWLDEHIPEDQTPHSIRDELYLFLQDRYLLKDVMFLCMHDFITAVIDNASASREIEIFTHILVGNLDACTFRYLLLIGDLIDRVDWRHVDDFKAFASNIYSFLNEDDIDQLHLGYTSFSENKISKYLVYQYFMYIILKFREPRFQDTESKLLQRPVKEMGMMTVKEFAEGVEALAPLANEELRSLFVGQAEAQYNVEGKVSVVRLSQIASYLMLHQVAPLLREEMAESVEETRLRPTTSVSVSTTTEFVTKDEKEDIVTASKLRDLAKNIARRVQNRQMRRIEGNLRYDMESAGEDDMGHQVSFDGFSFDGGPSSLNPIEEFPS; this comes from the exons ATGGATACCAAGGTCCTAGATACATGCTCTCCAG CCACTACATTCAAAGTTCGTCTCCTGGAGATACAACAGAAGGAAAGTGCAGGTTTATCTGAAGATAGAGCCACTGCTATATTCCAAGTGTTTGATGAGGTACTACCACACTTAGCTGTATATCATCAGGTGCTTCAACTTGTCAGAGATGAACTCTTTG AATCTGTGTACAGTAAGGAATATACCAGTACGAGTAAGACTCACAGTAGTTATAATGTGGCAACCAATATACCAGCTGAAAGAAAAGTTGAGGAGACCACATTTATCCAAAGAGTCCCTTACTTTACACTAGTGCAGAAAGTTTATAAACAAAG acatgaagaagctgaccaattACGAGAAGACGTAGCAGTTTTGAAGAAGCGTCTGCATGACAAGACAGGTCAATATGATCATGCCATGATGGTTGTAGATAAGCAAAAGGCAGCTATACAAGACCTGGAAGAAAACCTGACTGATAGACAACAACAGATTGAAGACAGGGATGCAAATATAGAACA ATTGAAAGAAGAAATTGAAGACCTCAAAATGGATGCAGAGCATGAGCAGTCCAAACTGAAATCTCATATTAAGGCACTGAAGAAGAGAATCCAAGAATTAGAGAAAGAAGTAGAATTCTTGACTGGTTATAAAAAGGGATATGACACATTGGAAGAAG CATTTTTATTCAAGTTGGATGAAGACAAATTCAGTGCTGGTTCAAGGAGAAGAAAGCCCATTGTAGCTAATACAAAG AGTCATTTACTTACAAATTTTGAAGCTGCCAAGAAGTTAGAAAAGCAGCTTCTCATGGTCCAAAATCAAACCATTGAAGGGTTTGAGTCCTCCCTGGAAAAACACCGCCAAGAGCTACAGGGGAAGGTCCTGAAGGAGCCGCAACCTGGTAAAGTAATGATGACTTATGATGCAGAAGAGATTATGCTGGAACAAATGGACATGGAT CTAAACACAGCCCAGGAGAGTTTCCAACAGACCATTGAGGCCTTGTCAACTGAGTTGGATTGTATTCGTAACCATAAGGATGCCATAGAACAACAATTAGATGAGCTAGAGAAGCCAGGCAATGGCAGTAAACCCgctaaacaaaacagacaaagtGCGTCTATCTCTTCTAAAACAAAACCACCAGCTCCTAGTAAAG ATAACAAGACCTCAGTAGCTGGAGAAACATTTGAGAATACAGATCTATTGGGCAGTGAGGTGGATCCATTTGTACCCCATGAGACGATACTCAGTAAATACAGTGTCATGATATATACATCAGCTAATTCAAAGAAGACATACCATGAGCTCAAAGATGCTAAGTTTTGTGCTAGTTGTGGTGAAAAG ACTGTCCTGTGTCCACATAAAGTCAGTGTTGAGAAGGTGATAACACTACCACATCACTGTACACACATCAAGTTATCCAGGCCTAAGGTCAGGATTCCATTAGAGAAGAGAGA TTTGCTGAAACCCCATCCTCCAGGCAAGTCTAGAAGGTCTGGTGTATCTGACACATCCAAGGGGTCTTCTAGGGGAAAGCCATCTGGGAAACACCAGCAAGGTGTTGATGTCATTACATCTGAAGGCAGAAGTTCTCCATCTGAAAAGGGAACAAATCAGCCTAAAGGAGGAGAAGACAACCAGTTAACA ACAAACTCCTTCCAGTTGCTATGGGATGACTACAAACAGAGGAGCACAGTAACAAGAGCTATACCTAGACCACTAGAGATG aaACATGCTTTATCACTTATCTATCAATTTTATGCTCATGTGTTATGGCTGGATGAACATATCCCTGAAGATCAAACACCACACTCTATACGG GATGAGCTGTATCTATTCCTGCAAGACAGATACCTGTTGAAAGATGTCATGTTCTTATGTATGCATGATTTTATCACTGCTGTTATTGACAATGCTTCAGCTTCCAGG GAAATAGAGATCTTCACCCACATTCTTGTTGGCAACCTGGATGCATGTACCTTCCGCTATTTGCTTCTAATAGGTGATCTGATTGACAGAGTTGACTGGAGACATGTGGATGACTtcaaagcatttgcttcaaataTCTACTCATTCTTAAAT GAGGATGACATAGACCAGCTACACCTTGGCTACACATCATTCAGTGAGAACAAGATATCAAAGTACTTGGTCTACCAGTATTTTATGTACATTATTCTGAAATTCAGAGAACCACGGTTTCAAGAT ACTGAAAGCAAGCTGCTCCAGCGACCTGTTAAAGAAATGGGTATGATGACAGTCAAGGAGTTTGCAGAAGGTGTGGAGGCTCTGGCTCCATTGGCCAATGAGGAACTCAGAAGCTTATTTGTTGGTCAAGCTGAGGCACAATACAATGTGGAGGGCAAAGTGTCTGTTGTACGCTTATCCC AGATTGCTAGCTATCTAATGCTGCATCAAGTTGCTCCTCTCCTCAGAGAGGAAATGGCTGAGTCGGTAGAAGAGACACGATTGCGTCCAACCACCAGTGTTTCTG TGAGTACAACAACTGAATTTGTTACCAAGGATGAGAAGGAGGATATTGTGACTGCATCAA